From Streptomyces sp. NBC_00690, a single genomic window includes:
- a CDS encoding DUF721 domain-containing protein has translation MSAELPLPVAAGLPAPAEVSGVDLARVALRAAKEQARARGAAAQEKKQARRGGGLRSGAHADGRDPLPLGAAINRLITERGWETPAAVGGVMGRWPQIVGEHLANHCVPLRYDEAPDARVLTVQCDSTAWATQLRLLAPRLVARLNEDLGQGTVRLIKVLGPGGPWKGYGPLRAPGSTGPGDTYG, from the coding sequence ATGAGCGCGGAACTGCCGCTCCCTGTGGCTGCCGGGCTCCCTGCGCCGGCCGAGGTCTCCGGCGTGGACCTGGCACGCGTAGCCCTGCGGGCGGCCAAGGAGCAAGCCCGGGCCCGCGGTGCAGCCGCGCAGGAGAAGAAACAGGCCAGAAGGGGTGGGGGGCTTCGTTCCGGAGCCCATGCCGACGGTCGTGACCCGTTGCCCCTGGGGGCGGCGATCAATCGACTGATCACCGAGCGCGGCTGGGAGACCCCGGCCGCGGTGGGCGGAGTGATGGGTCGCTGGCCGCAGATCGTGGGTGAGCACCTGGCCAATCACTGTGTGCCGCTGCGCTATGACGAGGCCCCTGACGCACGGGTGCTCACGGTGCAGTGCGACTCCACGGCCTGGGCGACCCAGCTGAGGCTGCTCGCGCCACGCCTGGTGGCTCGGCTCAACGAGGACCTCGGGCAGGGCACCGTGAGGCTGATCAAGGTGTTGGGACCGGGAGGCCCCTGGAAGGGGTACGGGCCGCTCCGTGCGCCCGGGAGCACCGGCCCGGGCGACACCTACGGATAG
- the dnaA gene encoding chromosomal replication initiator protein DnaA: MADVPADLAAVWPRVLEQLLADGQPGIEPKDKQWVERCQPLALVSDTALLAAPNEWSKRVLEGRLASLISETLSRECGRPIRIAITVDDSVGEPPAARPSAQQSQAPRYQGPQRDEYQGQQDEYAGPQRDDAPGDRYQNDRYRGYGHRSGEDGLPEIRPAYPEYQQQQQRPEPGAWPRSQEDLSWQQPRLGGFQDRDPYASPRSHQSSHDYRSPQPSERQPYESGRPERHERNESPQSHRGPTGAPGPLGAQPSPAARPGEPQARLNPKYLFDTFVIGASNRFAHAAAVAVAEAPAKAYNPLFIYGESGLGKTHLLHAIGHYARSLYPGTRVRYVSSEEFTNEFINSIRDGKGDTFRKRYRDVDILLVDDIQFLASKESTQEEFFHTFNTLHNANKQIVLSSDRPPRKLITLEDRLRNRFEWGLTTDVQPPELETRIAILRKKAVQEQLNAPPEVLEFIASRISRNIRELEGALIRVTAFASLNRQPVDLGLTEIVLKDLIPGGEDSSPEITASAIMAATADYFGLTVEDLCGSSRSRVLVTARQIAMYLCRELTDLSLPKIGAQFGGRDHTTVMHADRKIRALMAERRSIYNQVTELTNRIKNG; encoded by the coding sequence GTGGCTGACGTACCTGCCGATCTTGCCGCAGTGTGGCCACGCGTGCTGGAACAACTCCTCGCCGATGGCCAGCCAGGCATCGAGCCCAAGGACAAGCAGTGGGTCGAACGCTGCCAGCCGCTGGCGCTGGTCTCCGACACCGCGCTACTGGCCGCGCCCAATGAGTGGAGCAAGCGGGTTCTGGAAGGCAGGCTCGCTTCACTGATCAGTGAGACGTTGAGCCGGGAGTGCGGACGTCCCATTCGGATCGCGATCACGGTCGACGACTCGGTGGGCGAACCGCCGGCCGCGCGGCCCTCGGCACAGCAGTCCCAGGCACCGCGATACCAAGGACCGCAGCGCGACGAGTACCAAGGACAGCAGGACGAGTACGCAGGCCCGCAGCGGGACGACGCACCGGGCGACCGCTATCAGAACGACCGCTATCGCGGATACGGCCACCGCTCTGGAGAGGACGGGCTGCCGGAGATCCGGCCCGCCTACCCGGAGTATCAGCAGCAGCAGCAGCGGCCCGAACCCGGCGCCTGGCCGCGTTCACAGGAGGACCTGTCCTGGCAACAGCCGCGCCTCGGTGGCTTCCAGGACCGCGACCCCTATGCCTCGCCGCGATCGCACCAGTCGTCGCACGACTACCGCTCGCCCCAGCCGTCGGAGCGACAGCCGTACGAGTCGGGTCGGCCGGAGCGCCACGAGAGGAACGAGTCCCCCCAGTCCCACCGCGGCCCGACGGGGGCCCCTGGTCCACTGGGGGCACAGCCGTCCCCGGCTGCGAGGCCGGGTGAGCCGCAGGCCCGACTGAATCCGAAGTACCTCTTCGACACCTTCGTGATCGGCGCGTCCAACCGGTTCGCCCACGCCGCCGCCGTCGCGGTCGCCGAGGCCCCGGCGAAGGCGTACAACCCTCTCTTCATCTACGGCGAGTCGGGGCTGGGCAAGACCCACCTCCTCCATGCCATCGGGCACTACGCGCGGAGCCTGTATCCGGGGACCCGCGTGCGGTACGTCAGCTCGGAGGAGTTCACCAACGAGTTCATCAACTCGATCCGGGACGGCAAGGGCGACACCTTCCGCAAGCGCTACCGCGATGTCGACATCCTGTTGGTCGACGACATCCAGTTCCTGGCGAGCAAGGAGTCGACGCAGGAGGAGTTCTTCCACACCTTCAACACGCTCCACAACGCCAACAAGCAGATCGTGCTCTCCTCCGACCGACCGCCGAGGAAGCTGATCACGCTGGAGGACCGGCTCCGCAACCGCTTCGAGTGGGGTCTGACCACGGATGTGCAGCCACCCGAGTTGGAGACCCGCATCGCCATCCTCCGCAAGAAGGCGGTGCAGGAGCAGCTGAACGCCCCGCCGGAGGTACTGGAGTTCATCGCGTCCCGCATCTCGCGCAACATCCGCGAGTTGGAAGGTGCGCTGATCCGGGTGACAGCGTTCGCCTCGCTCAATCGGCAACCGGTGGATCTCGGACTGACGGAGATCGTGCTGAAGGACCTGATCCCCGGCGGCGAGGACTCCTCGCCGGAGATCACGGCGAGCGCGATCATGGCCGCGACGGCCGACTACTTCGGGCTGACCGTGGAAGACCTGTGCGGGTCCTCCAGGAGCCGGGTTCTGGTCACCGCCCGGCAGATCGCCATGTATCTCTGCCGCGAGCTGACGGATCTCTCTCTGCCGAAGATCGGCGCGCAGTTCGGCGGACGGGACCATACGACCGTGATGCACGCGGACCGGAAGATCCGGGCACTGATGGCGGAGCGACGGTCGATCTATAACCAGGTGACGGAACTGACCAACCGCATCAAGAACGGCTAG
- the yidD gene encoding membrane protein insertion efficiency factor YidD produces MKYPLLALIKLYQWTISPLLGPVCRYYPSCSHYGYTAIDRHGAVKGTALTAWRILRCNPWSPGGVDHVPPRKRPRWHEMLRDAVRGNKGGHSAAEVPSQGSTSKPLEPAAETSPKAQGA; encoded by the coding sequence ATGAAGTACCCGCTGCTGGCTCTGATCAAGCTGTACCAGTGGACGATCAGTCCCCTGCTGGGACCCGTCTGCCGGTACTACCCGTCGTGTTCCCACTACGGATACACGGCCATCGACCGACACGGTGCGGTGAAGGGCACGGCTCTCACCGCTTGGCGGATCCTGCGGTGCAATCCGTGGTCGCCGGGCGGTGTGGACCATGTGCCGCCCCGTAAGCGTCCGCGGTGGCACGAAATGCTGCGCGATGCCGTACGTGGCAACAAGGGCGGGCACTCCGCCGCCGAAGTGCCTTCCCAGGGGTCGACGTCCAAGCCCCTGGAACCGGCCGCAGAGACCTCGCCCAAAGCTCAAGGAGCCTGA
- the yidC gene encoding membrane protein insertase YidC yields MDTIASLFSFITTPVSWIIVQFHKLYGAAFGPDTGWAWGLSIVSLVVLIRICLIPLFVKQIKSMRNMQALQPKMKAIQERYKSDKQRQSEEMMKLYKETGTNPLSSCLPILAQSPFFFALYYVLSNIASGKTVGVINESLLSSAREAHIFGAPLASKFTDSPGKVEALNATLLDVRIVTAIMIILMSASQFYTQRQLMAKNVDLTVKTPYMQQQKMLMYIFPVIFAVMGINFPVGVLVYWLTTNVWTMGQQMYVINQNPTPGSKAQDQYLGRLLKSATTRGDVRSRRKRNVVAAIVAKGPDRNDNERRFISGLAKAGFAAQADGNVAKSDTAVADVEGGGAPHKRQQPKRQTKAKRHTAATQPGAKTSDAAEPDAKLSLRKDTPQDSKPKTAGKSAARQQPKAGQRKGQQRPKHPSSKK; encoded by the coding sequence GTGGACACGATTGCCAGTCTCTTCAGTTTTATCACCACACCTGTTTCGTGGATCATCGTCCAGTTCCACAAGCTCTACGGGGCGGCCTTCGGTCCTGACACGGGCTGGGCCTGGGGACTGTCCATCGTGTCGCTGGTGGTCCTGATCCGCATCTGTCTGATCCCGCTCTTCGTGAAGCAGATCAAGTCGATGCGGAACATGCAGGCGCTTCAGCCGAAGATGAAGGCGATCCAGGAGCGCTACAAGAGCGACAAGCAGCGTCAGTCCGAAGAGATGATGAAGCTGTACAAGGAGACGGGCACCAACCCGCTCTCCTCGTGCCTTCCGATCCTCGCGCAGTCGCCGTTCTTCTTCGCCCTGTACTACGTGCTCTCGAACATCGCATCCGGCAAGACCGTCGGTGTGATCAATGAGTCGCTGCTCAGCAGTGCCCGTGAGGCACACATCTTCGGTGCTCCGCTGGCGTCCAAGTTCACGGACAGCCCGGGCAAGGTCGAGGCTCTCAACGCCACCCTGCTCGATGTGCGGATCGTCACGGCAATCATGATCATCCTGATGTCGGCGTCGCAGTTCTACACCCAGCGCCAGCTGATGGCGAAGAACGTCGACCTGACGGTCAAGACGCCGTACATGCAGCAGCAGAAGATGCTGATGTACATCTTCCCGGTCATCTTCGCTGTCATGGGCATCAACTTCCCCGTCGGCGTCCTCGTCTACTGGCTGACCACCAACGTGTGGACCATGGGCCAGCAGATGTACGTGATCAACCAGAACCCCACCCCCGGCAGCAAGGCGCAGGACCAGTACCTGGGGCGTCTGCTGAAGAGCGCCACCACGCGCGGTGATGTGCGGTCCCGGCGCAAGCGCAATGTCGTGGCGGCCATCGTGGCCAAGGGTCCGGATCGCAATGACAACGAGCGTCGGTTCATCTCCGGTCTTGCCAAGGCAGGCTTCGCGGCCCAGGCCGACGGCAATGTGGCGAAGAGCGACACCGCAGTTGCCGACGTCGAGGGCGGCGGAGCACCGCACAAGCGCCAGCAGCCCAAGCGGCAGACCAAGGCCAAGCGGCATACGGCAGCCACCCAGCCGGGTGCCAAGACCAGCGATGCCGCTGAGCCCGATGCGAAGCTTTCGCTTCGGAAGGACACCCCGCAGGATTCAAAGCCGAAGACGGCTGGCAAGTCTGCCGCACGCCAGCAGCCCAAGGCGGGACAGCGCAAGGGCCAGCAGCGGCCCAAGCACCCGTCGTCCAAGAAGTAA
- the rnpA gene encoding ribonuclease P protein component, which translates to MLPTENRLRRREDFATAVRRGRRAGRPLLVVHLRSGSTDPHAPGESAPPTCAGFVVSKAVGGAVVRNKVKRRLRHLMRDRLAELPPGSLVVVRALPGAGDAAYEQLARDLDAAFQRLLGGGAR; encoded by the coding sequence GTGCTGCCTACCGAGAATCGGCTGAGGCGGCGCGAGGACTTCGCGACCGCGGTACGACGGGGTCGCCGGGCAGGTCGCCCGCTTCTCGTCGTCCATCTACGCAGCGGTTCAACGGACCCGCACGCGCCTGGGGAGAGCGCTCCCCCGACGTGTGCGGGTTTCGTCGTAAGCAAGGCTGTAGGCGGAGCGGTCGTGCGCAACAAGGTCAAGCGCAGACTGCGGCATCTCATGCGTGATCGGCTCGCCGAGCTGCCCCCCGGTAGCCTGGTGGTCGTACGGGCGCTGCCCGGCGCGGGTGACGCCGCTTATGAACAGCTGGCCCGAGACCTGGATGCCGCCTTCCAGCGGCTGCTGGGAGGGGGCGCGCGATGA
- the rsmG gene encoding 16S rRNA (guanine(527)-N(7))-methyltransferase RsmG has product MTEAAELPLAPEAARRVFGEFYPEAVRYAELLADAGVKRGLIGPREVPRLWERHLLNCAVLSEVVPEGVTVCDVGSGAGLPGIPLALVRPDLKITLLEPLLRRTNFLQEVVELLGLDHVTVVRGRAEEVLGTLTPVHVVTARAVAPLDRLAGWGVPLLRPYGEMLALKGDTAEEELQGARAALSKLGVVSSSVLHVGEGLVDPLATVVRVEVGESPGGVRFAAKRAKAARVSRTRRRR; this is encoded by the coding sequence GTGACGGAGGCAGCAGAGCTTCCCCTGGCGCCTGAAGCGGCCCGGAGGGTTTTCGGAGAGTTCTATCCGGAAGCCGTGCGGTATGCGGAACTGCTCGCTGATGCCGGAGTCAAGCGTGGCCTGATCGGTCCTCGCGAGGTGCCACGACTCTGGGAGCGCCATCTTCTGAATTGCGCCGTGCTCTCCGAGGTGGTCCCTGAGGGCGTCACGGTCTGTGATGTGGGCTCGGGGGCAGGGCTGCCAGGTATTCCTTTGGCATTGGTCCGACCGGATCTGAAGATCACGCTGCTGGAGCCTCTGCTGCGGCGTACCAACTTCCTTCAGGAAGTGGTCGAGCTGCTGGGGCTGGATCATGTGACGGTGGTGCGTGGTCGGGCGGAGGAGGTCTTGGGGACCCTTACGCCGGTTCATGTGGTGACGGCGCGTGCGGTGGCACCGCTGGACCGGCTTGCCGGCTGGGGTGTGCCGCTTCTCCGTCCCTATGGAGAGATGCTCGCCCTCAAGGGAGACACCGCCGAAGAGGAGCTTCAGGGGGCCCGGGCGGCCCTCAGTAAATTGGGTGTGGTGAGCAGCTCGGTGCTGCATGTCGGGGAAGGGCTGGTCGACCCGCTGGCCACCGTGGTGCGTGTTGAAGTCGGTGAGAGTCCGGGCGGAGTGCGATTCGCTGCGAAGCGAGCCAAGGCTGCACGGGTCAGCCGTACACGCCGGAGGCGATGA
- a CDS encoding DNA replication/repair protein RecF → MHVTHLSLADFRSYARVEVPLDPGVSAFVGANGQGKTNLVEAIGYLATLSSHRVSSDAPLVRAGAERAVIRGAVTQGERSQLVELELNPGRANRARINRSSQVRPRDVMGIVRTVLFAPEDLALVKGDPGDRRRFLDELVTARSPRMAGVRADYERVLKQRNSLLKSAAIARRYGVTKPGRASSRAVAEPPGEPDDSGTRGGSGADLSTLDVWDQHLAHTGAELLAQRFELIRVLQPLTEKSYEALAPGGGPIALEYRSSAGLTVTHPDESPDRSEIYEQLLTALGETRKQEIERGVTLVGPHRDDLVLGLGQLPAKGYASHGECWSYALALRLASYDLLRTEGNEPVLVLDDVFAELDARRRERLAELVAPAEQVLVTAAVDDDVPGVLAGTRYEVAGGEVKRA, encoded by the coding sequence ATGCACGTCACGCATCTGTCACTGGCCGACTTCCGCTCGTACGCCCGGGTCGAGGTCCCACTCGACCCGGGCGTCAGCGCGTTCGTGGGCGCCAACGGGCAGGGGAAGACCAACCTCGTCGAGGCCATCGGCTACCTGGCCACGCTGTCGAGCCACCGGGTCTCCTCCGACGCCCCACTCGTGCGGGCCGGCGCTGAGCGCGCCGTGATCCGGGGCGCCGTCACCCAGGGCGAACGCTCGCAACTGGTGGAGCTCGAACTCAACCCGGGGCGCGCCAATCGGGCCCGGATCAATAGGTCGTCGCAGGTCAGGCCCAGAGATGTGATGGGGATCGTCCGTACGGTCCTGTTCGCCCCCGAGGATCTGGCCCTGGTGAAGGGCGACCCCGGCGATCGCCGTCGCTTCCTCGACGAACTGGTCACGGCCCGCTCACCGCGCATGGCGGGGGTGCGCGCCGACTACGAGCGCGTGCTCAAGCAGCGAAACTCCCTGCTCAAATCGGCGGCGATAGCCCGTCGCTACGGAGTGACCAAGCCGGGCCGCGCGTCGAGCCGCGCGGTTGCGGAACCACCGGGCGAGCCCGATGACTCCGGCACGCGCGGCGGCTCCGGTGCGGACCTCTCCACCTTGGACGTGTGGGACCAGCACCTGGCCCACACGGGCGCCGAACTGCTGGCCCAGCGGTTCGAGCTCATCCGGGTCCTCCAGCCGCTCACCGAGAAGTCGTACGAGGCACTCGCACCCGGTGGCGGCCCGATCGCCCTGGAGTACCGTTCCTCCGCCGGACTGACCGTGACTCACCCGGATGAGTCCCCCGACCGTTCCGAGATCTACGAACAGTTGCTCACCGCGCTCGGCGAGACCCGCAAACAGGAGATCGAGCGGGGAGTCACACTCGTCGGACCGCACCGCGACGACCTGGTGCTCGGCTTGGGCCAGTTGCCCGCCAAGGGATACGCCAGTCACGGCGAGTGCTGGTCCTACGCCCTGGCCCTACGGCTGGCCTCCTACGATCTGCTGCGCACCGAAGGAAACGAACCTGTGCTCGTCCTGGACGACGTATTCGCCGAGCTGGACGCCCGGCGTCGGGAACGGCTCGCCGAGTTGGTGGCTCCCGCCGAACAGGTCCTGGTGACCGCGGCCGTCGACGACGACGTACCCGGGGTGTTGGCCGGGACGCGCTACGAGGTCGCCGGTGGCGAGGTGAAGCGGGCATGA
- the dnaN gene encoding DNA polymerase III subunit beta, with protein MKIRVERDVLAEAVAWVARSLPARPPAPVLAGLLLKAQDGALSFSSFDYEVSAKVSVEAEVDEDGTVLVSGRLLADICRALPNRPVEISTDGVRATVVCGSSRFTLHTLPVEEYPALPQMPTATGTVPGEVFASAAAQVAIAAGRDDTLPVLTGVRIEIEGDTVTLASTDRYRFAVREFLWKPENADTSAVALVPAKTLLDTAKALTSGDTVTLALAGSGKGEGLIGFEGAGRLTTTRLLEGDLPKYRTLFPTEFNSVAVIETAPFVEAVKRVALVAERNTPVRLSFEQGVLILEAGSSDDAQAVERVDAQLEGDDISIAFNPNFLLDGLSAIDSPVAQLSFTTSTKPALLSGKPAVDAEADEAYKYLIMPVRLSG; from the coding sequence GTGAAGATCCGGGTTGAGCGCGATGTACTGGCGGAGGCGGTGGCCTGGGTGGCCAGAAGCCTCCCGGCCCGTCCGCCGGCGCCCGTACTCGCTGGCCTTCTGCTGAAGGCCCAGGACGGAGCGCTCAGCTTTTCCAGCTTCGACTACGAGGTCTCCGCGAAGGTCTCCGTCGAAGCCGAGGTCGACGAGGACGGCACCGTCCTCGTTTCCGGCCGTCTGCTCGCCGACATCTGCCGTGCCCTGCCCAATCGCCCGGTGGAGATTTCCACAGACGGTGTACGGGCGACGGTGGTCTGTGGCTCCTCGCGCTTCACCCTCCACACCCTGCCGGTGGAGGAGTACCCGGCCCTGCCGCAGATGCCGACCGCGACCGGGACTGTCCCCGGTGAGGTCTTCGCCTCCGCCGCCGCCCAGGTCGCCATCGCCGCCGGGCGCGACGACACCCTGCCCGTCCTCACCGGCGTACGGATCGAGATCGAGGGCGACACCGTCACCCTCGCCTCCACCGACCGCTATCGCTTCGCCGTCCGCGAGTTCCTGTGGAAGCCGGAGAACGCGGACACCTCTGCCGTCGCGCTGGTGCCCGCCAAGACGCTCCTCGACACCGCAAAGGCCCTGACCAGCGGTGACACCGTCACGCTCGCACTCGCCGGCTCGGGCAAGGGCGAGGGCCTCATCGGCTTCGAGGGCGCGGGCAGGCTGACGACGACCCGGCTGCTTGAAGGCGATCTGCCGAAGTACCGGACGCTGTTCCCCACCGAGTTCAACTCGGTCGCCGTGATCGAGACCGCCCCCTTCGTGGAGGCAGTCAAGCGCGTGGCGCTCGTCGCCGAGCGGAACACCCCGGTGCGACTCAGCTTCGAGCAGGGCGTCCTGATCCTGGAAGCCGGATCGAGCGACGATGCACAGGCTGTGGAGCGTGTTGACGCCCAGTTGGAGGGCGATGACATCTCGATCGCCTTCAACCCCAACTTCCTGTTGGACGGGCTGAGCGCGATCGACTCACCGGTCGCCCAGCTGTCGTTCACGACATCCACCAAGCCCGCGCTGCTGAGTGGCAAGCCCGCCGTTGATGCCGAGGCGGACGAGGCGTACAAGTACTTGATCATGCCTGTACGGCTCTCGGGCTGA
- a CDS encoding Jag family protein: MTEGTIPAAAEEGDTLTRLEQEGEIAADYLEGLLDIADLDGDIDMDVEADRAAVSIISDSSGRDLQKLVGRDGEVLEALQELTRLAVHRETGDRSRLMLDIAGFRAKKRTELAELGAKAAAEVKGSGEPVKLQPMTPFERKVVHDAVAAAGLRSESEGEEPQRFVVVLPA; this comes from the coding sequence GTGACGGAAGGCACCATCCCCGCCGCCGCCGAGGAAGGCGACACCCTGACCCGCCTTGAGCAGGAAGGGGAGATCGCCGCCGACTACCTCGAAGGTCTGCTCGACATCGCCGATCTGGACGGTGATATCGACATGGACGTCGAGGCCGACCGGGCTGCGGTCTCGATCATCAGCGATTCGAGCGGTAGGGATCTTCAGAAGCTGGTCGGCCGGGACGGGGAGGTTCTGGAGGCACTCCAGGAACTGACTCGTTTGGCCGTGCACCGGGAGACCGGCGACCGCAGCCGGCTCATGTTGGACATCGCGGGATTCCGGGCGAAGAAGCGCACGGAGCTCGCCGAACTGGGTGCCAAGGCCGCCGCTGAGGTCAAGGGTTCCGGAGAGCCGGTCAAGCTCCAGCCCATGACACCCTTCGAGCGCAAGGTCGTCCACGACGCGGTCGCCGCCGCGGGGCTGCGCAGCGAGTCCGAGGGCGAGGAGCCGCAGCGCTTCGTCGTCGTGCTCCCTGCTTGA
- the gnd gene encoding phosphogluconate dehydrogenase (NAD(+)-dependent, decarboxylating), producing the protein MELGLIGLGKMGGNMRERIRRAGHTVIGYDRNPDLADVHSLQELVDKLKGPRVVWVMVPAGAATQSTIDELAELLSPGDIVVDGGNSRWTDDEKHAVELGIKGIGFVDCGVSGGVWGLENGYALMYGGDTEHVARVQPVFDALKPEGDFGAVHAGKVGAGHFAKMVHNGIEYAMMQAYAEGWELLEKVDSVTDVREVFRSWQEGTVIRSWLLDLAVNALDEDEHLDKLRGFAQDSGEGRWTVEAAIDNAVPLPAITASLFARFASRQDDSPQMKMIAALRNQFGGHAVESKK; encoded by the coding sequence ATGGAGCTCGGCCTCATCGGCCTCGGCAAAATGGGTGGCAACATGCGCGAGCGCATTCGCCGCGCAGGCCACACCGTCATCGGCTACGACCGCAACCCCGACCTCGCCGATGTCCACAGCCTCCAGGAGCTTGTGGACAAGCTGAAGGGCCCGCGGGTGGTGTGGGTGATGGTCCCGGCCGGAGCCGCGACCCAGTCCACCATCGATGAGCTGGCTGAGCTGCTCTCCCCGGGCGACATCGTCGTGGACGGCGGGAACTCCCGCTGGACCGACGACGAGAAGCACGCCGTCGAGTTGGGCATCAAGGGCATCGGTTTCGTCGACTGCGGAGTCTCCGGCGGCGTGTGGGGCCTGGAGAACGGCTACGCGCTCATGTACGGCGGTGACACCGAGCACGTCGCCCGCGTACAGCCCGTCTTCGACGCGCTCAAGCCCGAGGGCGACTTCGGAGCCGTCCACGCCGGCAAGGTCGGTGCAGGTCACTTCGCCAAGATGGTTCACAACGGCATCGAGTACGCCATGATGCAGGCGTACGCCGAGGGCTGGGAGCTGCTGGAGAAGGTCGACTCGGTCACCGACGTGCGCGAGGTCTTCCGCTCCTGGCAGGAAGGCACGGTCATCCGTTCCTGGCTGCTGGACCTCGCGGTCAATGCGCTGGACGAAGACGAGCACCTCGACAAGCTGCGTGGATTCGCCCAGGACAGCGGTGAAGGCCGCTGGACGGTGGAAGCCGCCATCGACAACGCCGTACCGTTGCCCGCCATCACCGCATCTCTCTTTGCCCGGTTCGCCTCCCGTCAGGACGACTCCCCGCAGATGAAGATGATCGCCGCACTGCGCAACCAGTTCGGTGGCCACGCGGTGGAGAGCAAGAAGTAA
- the rpmH gene encoding 50S ribosomal protein L34, with protein MSKRTFQPNNRRRAKTHGFRLRMRTRAGRAILASRRGKGRASLSA; from the coding sequence GTGAGCAAGCGCACCTTCCAGCCGAACAACCGTCGTCGTGCGAAGACCCACGGTTTCCGTCTTCGCATGCGCACCCGTGCCGGCCGCGCGATTCTCGCGTCTCGCCGTGGCAAGGGTCGCGCAAGCCTGTCCGCCTAA